One genomic region from Aliarcobacter cryaerophilus ATCC 43158 encodes:
- a CDS encoding DegT/DnrJ/EryC1/StrS family aminotransferase, whose product MRNIAIYKATLDNEEIDQLKSVLQAKDDLSKVLEFEEKMVKYIGAKYAIATATSTAALHLALSSMRLKRGDKVLMSVNSFVNLPETVRHFDAEPIFVDINLEDMNLDIEKFEETIIANKSKKLRAAIITFIGGLAPNLEKIYEIAKKHNILIIEDCRAALGTTYKGQKVGNLSADMTIFSTNPSPSRYAISRSGVLVTNNEELATRAKLLRNHAITTAYDSYGNLDYVYDVDDIGHKFDISELDAAYAIAQLKKTDSFIKRRQEIAKIYEDRLKDIKHITILPHKNEHIYTQFIIKISRNRDAFARALKERGVSTALNYIPLHLLTYYKNKYSIKITAFPNALNNYQQILSLPIYAGLTNEEVNYVCDQVVQIALEWI is encoded by the coding sequence ATGAGAAATATTGCAATATATAAAGCAACTTTAGATAATGAGGAGATTGATCAGTTAAAATCAGTTCTTCAAGCTAAAGATGATTTATCAAAAGTTTTAGAGTTTGAAGAGAAGATGGTTAAATATATTGGTGCAAAATATGCTATTGCAACAGCAACTTCAACAGCAGCTCTTCATTTAGCTCTTAGCTCTATGAGATTAAAAAGAGGTGATAAGGTTTTAATGTCTGTAAACTCTTTTGTAAACTTACCAGAAACTGTAAGACATTTTGATGCAGAACCTATATTTGTAGATATAAATTTAGAAGATATGAATTTAGATATTGAAAAATTTGAAGAGACAATTATTGCAAATAAATCAAAAAAATTAAGAGCAGCAATTATCACTTTTATTGGTGGACTTGCTCCAAATTTAGAGAAGATTTATGAGATTGCAAAAAAGCACAATATTTTAATTATTGAAGATTGTAGAGCTGCATTGGGAACTACATATAAGGGACAAAAAGTTGGAAATTTAAGTGCTGATATGACAATATTTTCAACAAATCCATCTCCATCAAGATATGCTATTAGTCGTTCTGGGGTTTTGGTTACAAACAATGAAGAGTTGGCAACTAGGGCAAAACTTTTAAGAAATCATGCAATTACAACAGCATATGATAGTTATGGAAATTTAGATTATGTTTATGATGTAGATGATATAGGACATAAATTTGATATTTCTGAACTAGATGCTGCTTATGCAATAGCACAGTTAAAAAAAACGGATAGTTTTATAAAAAGAAGACAAGAGATAGCAAAAATATACGAGGATAGATTAAAGGATATTAAACATATTACTATTTTGCCTCATAAAAATGAGCATATATATACTCAATTTATAATAAAAATATCAAGAAATAGAGATGCTTTTGCTAGAGCATTAAAAGAAAGAGGAGTTTCAACGGCTTTAAATTATATTCCTCTTCATCTTTTGACTTATTATAAAAATAAGTATTCTATAAAAATAACAGCATTTCCAAATGCTTTAAATAACTATCAGCAAATTTTATCTTTACCAATATATGCAGGGCTTACAAATGAAGAGGTAAATTATGTTTGTGACCAAGTTGTACAAATTGCACTAGAGTGGATTTAA
- a CDS encoding 3'-5' exonuclease, protein MAYYILFDTETTGTSQEDRVIQFGAIIVDQKGQIEAFDELCSSDVAIKLEAMEIHNITPNLLENKPKAVDTKFYKRLQELNNSENFLIAHNINFDLDMIRKEGFENQLQLIDTLRCARHIFSELPYHRLQYLRYALELFKQEESEAKKYNITIKAHDAIGDVLVMKLFLSKLVAKVKEIFPDINPMKKLVELTSTPVFVQTFKFGKYKGENIEDVAKKDANYLNWMIKNMELDEDMQYTLNMVLKN, encoded by the coding sequence ATGGCATATTATATTTTATTTGATACTGAAACGACAGGTACTTCTCAAGAAGATAGAGTTATTCAATTTGGAGCTATTATTGTAGATCAAAAAGGTCAGATTGAAGCTTTTGATGAACTTTGTAGTAGTGATGTAGCAATAAAGCTTGAAGCTATGGAAATTCACAATATCACACCAAATTTACTAGAAAATAAGCCAAAGGCGGTTGATACAAAATTTTATAAAAGGTTGCAAGAACTAAATAATAGTGAAAATTTTTTGATAGCACATAATATAAATTTTGATTTAGATATGATAAGAAAAGAGGGTTTTGAAAACCAACTTCAACTAATAGATACTTTAAGATGTGCTAGACACATTTTTTCAGAACTTCCATATCATAGGTTGCAGTATCTAAGATATGCTTTGGAACTTTTCAAGCAAGAGGAAAGTGAAGCAAAAAAATATAATATAACTATAAAAGCTCATGATGCAATAGGTGATGTATTAGTTATGAAACTATTTTTATCAAAACTTGTAGCAAAAGTAAAAGAAATTTTTCCAGATATAAATCCTATGAAAAAATTAGTTGAATTAACTTCTACTCCAGTATTTGTACAAACTTTTAAATTTGGGAAATATAAAGGTGAAAACATAGAAGATGTTGCTAAAAAAGATGCAAACTATCTAAACTGGATGATTAAAAATATGGAACTTGATGAAGATATGCAATATACTTTAAATATGGTTTTAAAAAATTAA
- a CDS encoding heat shock protein transcriptional repressor HspR, whose translation MEKNSYIEPVYLISVVADILGVHPQTLRQYEREGLIKPSRTNGKIRLYSQKDINHIKYVLTLTKEIGVNLAGVDIILKLNDKIEELESVISTYKNKAQKVDNLSVVPDKKALVIQKSSFEMVIIKK comes from the coding sequence ATGGAAAAAAATAGCTATATTGAACCAGTTTACTTAATATCAGTAGTTGCTGATATTTTAGGTGTTCATCCACAAACTTTAAGACAATATGAAAGAGAAGGTTTAATAAAACCATCTAGAACAAATGGTAAAATAAGACTATACTCACAAAAAGATATAAATCATATAAAGTATGTTTTAACTCTCACAAAAGAAATAGGTGTAAATTTGGCTGGGGTTGATATTATTTTAAAACTAAACGATAAGATTGAAGAACTTGAGAGTGTAATTTCAACTTACAAAAATAAGGCTCAAAAAGTAGATAATCTATCTGTTGTTCCAGATAAAAAAGCATTAGTAATACAAAAAAGTTCTTTTGAAATGGTTATTATAAAAAAGTAA
- a CDS encoding aldo/keto reductase: MEYRYIGKTGLRVSSICIGTMTFGSSTSKDEAFKILDKSYDRGINFFDTAELYPVSPKKETIGNTEKIVGEWLKTKPRDSVIMATKIAGAASGWFVPPVRHGFTAIDSFHIKKAIEDSLRRLQTDYIDLYQMHWPDTIVPIEESLKAFDALVKEGKVRYIGTSNDSAYGLTKANEISKYKGYSRFESIQNNFSLLNPRFHDELANVCRLENISLLPYSPMAGGVLSGKYCGGFYPEDSRFATYLKESNKRVQAMAHRFVNERTLEATKKYLELSKEYEVSPVTLAISYSKHFDFVASTIIGARKIEQLDDSFKAFDFKISSELLKKIEIIQKDILYPMG, encoded by the coding sequence ATGGAATATAGATATATTGGTAAAACAGGTCTTAGAGTAAGCTCAATTTGTATAGGAACTATGACTTTTGGAAGTAGTACATCAAAAGATGAAGCATTTAAGATATTGGATAAGTCTTATGATAGAGGAATAAATTTTTTTGATACAGCAGAACTCTATCCTGTTAGTCCCAAAAAAGAGACTATTGGAAATACTGAAAAAATAGTAGGAGAGTGGCTTAAAACAAAGCCAAGAGATAGTGTAATAATGGCAACAAAAATTGCAGGAGCTGCTTCTGGTTGGTTTGTTCCACCTGTAAGACATGGTTTTACTGCAATTGATAGTTTTCATATAAAAAAAGCTATTGAAGATAGTTTAAGAAGACTTCAAACAGATTATATAGATCTTTATCAAATGCACTGGCCTGACACTATAGTACCAATAGAAGAGAGTTTAAAAGCTTTTGATGCACTTGTAAAAGAGGGAAAAGTAAGATATATAGGAACTTCAAATGATAGTGCTTATGGGCTTACAAAAGCAAATGAAATAAGTAAATACAAAGGATATTCTAGATTTGAATCTATTCAAAATAATTTTTCACTTTTAAATCCAAGATTTCATGATGAGTTAGCAAATGTTTGTAGACTTGAAAATATCTCTTTATTACCATATTCACCAATGGCAGGTGGAGTTTTAAGTGGAAAATATTGTGGAGGATTTTATCCAGAAGATTCAAGATTTGCAACATATTTAAAAGAGAGTAACAAAAGAGTTCAGGCTATGGCACATAGATTTGTAAATGAAAGAACTTTAGAAGCTACGAAAAAATATTTAGAACTTTCAAAAGAGTATGAAGTAAGCCCAGTTACTTTAGCGATTTCTTATTCAAAGCATTTTGATTTTGTTGCTTCTACTATTATTGGGGCAAGAAAAATAGAGCAACTAGATGACTCTTTTAAAGCTTTTGATTTTAAAATCTCAAGTGAATTGTTAAAAAAGATTGAAATAATTCAAAAAGATATTTTATACCCAATGGGTTAA
- the queA gene encoding tRNA preQ1(34) S-adenosylmethionine ribosyltransferase-isomerase QueA produces the protein MIDVLKTSSYDFNLPHSQIATFPVNPASSAKMLVYNRDKNEIFHSTFENILEFLPEDLTIFLNDTKVIKARIFGKKSTGAKLELLLNKPLFMDRYLVMIKGKVKVGTKIFFDENLIAEVLELNEDGTRVIEFFQDENSKKRVDFLSLVEILNKIGHIPLPPYMQREDKKEDELNYQTLFAKNYGAVAAPTASLHFTTELLEKIEKKYGLNYLTLHVGAGTFKPVDVEDILSHPMHSEYFEIGIDAKKNLDNAKKVLAVGTTVTRTIEYYSRTNKIQGECDLFLNPVNKPIKVDYLLTNFHLPKSTLIMLVASFIGLEKTLELYNIAIKNNYRFYSYGDGMLII, from the coding sequence TTGATAGATGTTTTAAAAACTTCAAGTTATGATTTTAACCTTCCTCATAGTCAAATTGCTACTTTTCCAGTAAATCCTGCTAGTAGTGCAAAAATGTTGGTTTATAATAGAGATAAAAATGAGATTTTTCACTCTACTTTTGAGAATATTTTAGAGTTTTTACCAGAAGATTTAACTATATTTTTGAATGATACAAAAGTTATAAAAGCTAGAATATTTGGTAAAAAATCTACAGGTGCTAAATTAGAACTTCTTTTAAATAAACCTCTTTTTATGGATAGATATTTAGTTATGATAAAAGGAAAAGTAAAAGTTGGGACTAAAATATTTTTTGATGAAAATTTAATAGCAGAAGTTTTAGAATTAAATGAAGATGGTACAAGAGTTATAGAATTTTTTCAAGATGAAAATAGTAAAAAAAGAGTTGATTTTTTATCTCTAGTTGAGATTTTAAATAAAATAGGACACATTCCTCTTCCTCCATATATGCAAAGAGAGGATAAAAAAGAAGATGAATTAAACTATCAAACACTTTTTGCAAAAAATTATGGAGCAGTTGCAGCTCCAACTGCATCGCTACATTTTACAACTGAATTGCTAGAAAAAATAGAGAAAAAATATGGTTTAAATTATCTTACTCTTCATGTGGGAGCAGGTACATTTAAACCAGTAGATGTTGAAGATATTTTATCTCATCCAATGCATAGTGAATATTTTGAAATAGGAATTGATGCAAAAAAGAATTTAGATAATGCAAAAAAAGTATTGGCAGTTGGTACTACTGTTACAAGAACTATTGAATATTATTCAAGAACAAACAAAATTCAAGGTGAATGTGATTTATTTTTAAATCCAGTAAATAAACCTATAAAAGTTGATTATTTACTTACAAATTTTCATCTTCCAAAATCTACTTTGATTATGTTAGTTGCTTCATTTATTGGGTTAGAGAAAACTTTGGAGCTTTATAATATTGCTATAAAAAATAATTATCGATTTTATTCTTATGGTGATGGAATGTTAATAATATAA
- a CDS encoding DnaJ C-terminal domain-containing protein, translating to MAKSLYETLEVSENASADEIKKAYRKLARKYHPDVNKDPKAEDKFKEINAAYEVLSDPQKKQQYDQHGDSMFGGQNFSDFARNQGGGVDLDEILRQMFGGGAAGFGRSNFGGGFGFDTPDLDTNAQVTIPFEIAVLGGKQNISLNNDSFDIKIPEGIEDGQRIRAKGKGKSYQGQRGDLILKINISPSNEYEREFDNLIKYFDLPLKTALFGGKVDIKTIHKDITLKIPQNTKQNQKFRVKELGVLNRKTKIKGDLYLKANIILPKIEDLSPELCKLLEEELKDKQ from the coding sequence ATGGCAAAAAGTTTATATGAAACATTAGAAGTGAGTGAAAATGCATCAGCTGATGAGATAAAAAAAGCTTACAGAAAACTAGCAAGAAAATATCATCCAGATGTAAACAAAGATCCAAAAGCTGAAGATAAATTTAAAGAAATAAATGCAGCTTATGAGGTTTTAAGTGATCCACAAAAAAAACAACAATATGACCAACATGGAGATTCTATGTTTGGTGGACAAAATTTCAGTGATTTTGCTAGAAATCAAGGTGGTGGAGTTGATTTAGATGAGATTTTAAGACAGATGTTTGGTGGTGGTGCAGCTGGATTTGGTAGAAGTAATTTTGGTGGTGGATTTGGATTTGATACTCCTGATTTAGATACAAATGCACAAGTTACAATACCTTTTGAGATTGCAGTTTTGGGTGGAAAACAAAATATATCTTTAAATAATGATTCATTTGATATCAAAATTCCAGAAGGAATTGAAGATGGTCAAAGAATAAGAGCAAAAGGAAAAGGAAAATCATATCAAGGGCAAAGAGGAGATTTGATTTTAAAAATAAATATATCTCCTAGCAATGAATATGAAAGAGAATTTGATAATCTTATAAAATATTTTGATTTACCTTTAAAAACAGCTTTATTTGGTGGTAAAGTTGATATTAAAACTATTCACAAAGATATAACACTAAAAATTCCACAAAATACAAAACAAAATCAGAAATTTAGAGTAAAAGAGCTTGGTGTTTTAAATAGGAAAACAAAAATAAAAGGTGATTTATATCTTAAAGCAAATATTATTTTACCCAAAATAGAAGATCTTAGTCCTGAGCTTTGCAAATTGCTTGAAGAAGAGTTAAAAGATAAGCAATAG
- a CDS encoding NAD+ synthase, producing the protein MNKIKNIKQNLISFLKEEVLKTGLKKVTLGLSGGLDSAVVAVLCKEVFDDNLNCVLMPSQFSSKASIDDAVELCKNFNIKYEIVSIEPMLNAYLKNMQESSLRIGNFSARLRMSVLYDISARENSLVVGTSNKSELLLGYGTIFGDLACAINPIGNIYKSDLFEFAKFLNITKNIIEKKPSADFYEGQSDEADLGYSYAKIDSLLKKMIDENRSKDELLALGFEDEFIEDIKKRVKINEFKRKLPIVAKI; encoded by the coding sequence ATGAATAAAATAAAAAATATTAAGCAAAATTTAATAAGTTTTTTAAAAGAAGAAGTTTTAAAAACTGGATTAAAAAAGGTTACTTTAGGTCTTTCAGGTGGACTTGATTCTGCTGTTGTTGCAGTTTTGTGTAAAGAAGTATTTGATGATAATTTAAACTGTGTTTTAATGCCATCACAATTTTCATCAAAAGCTTCGATTGACGATGCAGTAGAGCTTTGTAAAAATTTTAATATTAAATATGAGATTGTAAGTATTGAACCAATGCTAAATGCATATTTGAAAAATATGCAAGAAAGTAGTTTAAGAATAGGAAATTTTAGTGCAAGACTTAGAATGTCAGTTTTGTATGATATTAGTGCAAGAGAAAATTCTTTGGTAGTTGGGACTTCAAATAAAAGTGAATTACTTTTAGGATATGGAACTATTTTTGGAGATTTGGCTTGCGCAATAAATCCTATTGGAAATATTTATAAAAGTGATTTATTTGAGTTTGCAAAATTTTTAAATATTACAAAAAATATTATAGAAAAAAAACCTAGTGCTGATTTTTATGAAGGTCAAAGTGACGAGGCCGATTTAGGTTATAGTTATGCTAAAATTGACTCTTTATTAAAAAAGATGATAGATGAAAATAGAAGCAAAGATGAGCTTTTGGCTCTTGGATTTGAAGATGAATTTATAGAAGATATTAAAAAAAGAGTAAAGATAAATGAGTTCAAAAGAAAATTGCCAATAGTTGCTAAAATATAG
- a CDS encoding (2Fe-2S)-binding protein produces the protein MARNFPHSYIVCDCKQVSLGELIYAIKDKGAKTLENLEDLTDAGSSCGCCKSSECDIGEQKMELYLDEIIKKFNKE, from the coding sequence ATGGCAAGAAATTTTCCACACTCTTATATTGTTTGTGATTGTAAACAAGTAAGCCTTGGTGAATTAATATATGCAATAAAAGATAAAGGTGCAAAAACACTTGAGAATTTAGAAGATTTAACAGATGCTGGAAGCTCTTGTGGATGTTGTAAAAGTAGCGAGTGTGATATAGGAGAGCAAAAAATGGAGCTATATTTAGATGAGATTATAAAAAAGTTTAATAAAGAGTAA
- the tatB gene encoding Sec-independent protein translocase protein TatB, with translation MFGMGITEILLIAIVAVIALGPEKLPDAMVKIAKMFNSVKKGISDAKTTLDNELNIAELKEEANKFKAQIEDTKSSLSIENKFDLGLDDILKNDLEPLKNDNEVEKIKEKFAKANEDKSQKSKDEKLSLKNSEEVK, from the coding sequence ATGTTTGGAATGGGAATAACTGAAATTCTTCTAATCGCAATAGTTGCAGTTATCGCATTAGGTCCTGAAAAACTGCCAGATGCTATGGTAAAAATAGCAAAAATGTTTAACAGTGTTAAAAAAGGGATAAGCGATGCAAAAACAACTTTGGATAATGAGCTAAATATAGCAGAATTAAAAGAAGAAGCAAATAAATTTAAAGCTCAAATTGAAGATACAAAATCATCTTTAAGTATTGAAAATAAGTTTGATTTGGGTCTAGATGATATTTTAAAAAATGATTTAGAACCTTTAAAAAATGATAATGAGGTTGAAAAAATTAAAGAAAAATTTGCAAAAGCAAATGAAGATAAGTCTCAAAAAAGCAAAGATGAAAAATTATCTTTAAAAAATAGTGAGGAAGTTAAATAA
- a CDS encoding DUF475 domain-containing protein: protein MKQKPIISYFYGFFAVWFVASVLLFLYGGFFALYQGTILSVLELSLSFDNAVVNATILATMAIVWRRRFLLWGMIIAVFGVRFVFPILIVYFSTSMGFLDSFNLAVNSPDEYEKIIQNSHHVIMSFGGMFLLMLFLKFIFDENKDTHWVKYIEKFATKLSKVGDIKALFIMFLILGITYIAPNEVVMGDNLVKVDKLEIIVPMVIGVIAFYLLELLKGIMELKTDSNSDLKVTELSGGFISFMYLEVIDMSFSLDGVLGAFAITQNIVIIMLGLGIGAMAVRSLTIFMVEREVVSKYIYLEHGAMWSIGLLSLSMLIQIFYHLPPMLITTFAIVPIAMAFIHSIYKNKEFIIDPKQ, encoded by the coding sequence TTGAAACAAAAACCTATCATATCTTATTTCTATGGCTTTTTTGCTGTTTGGTTTGTAGCTTCAGTGTTACTATTTTTATATGGTGGCTTTTTTGCACTTTATCAAGGTACTATTTTATCTGTTTTAGAACTTAGTTTATCTTTTGATAATGCAGTTGTAAATGCTACTATTTTGGCAACGATGGCTATTGTTTGGAGAAGAAGATTTCTTCTTTGGGGAATGATAATAGCAGTATTTGGTGTTAGATTTGTATTTCCTATTCTAATAGTTTATTTTTCAACATCTATGGGTTTTCTTGACTCTTTTAATTTAGCTGTAAACAGTCCAGATGAGTATGAGAAAATTATTCAAAATTCTCATCATGTAATTATGTCATTTGGTGGGATGTTCCTATTAATGCTATTTTTAAAATTTATTTTTGATGAAAATAAAGATACTCACTGGGTAAAATATATAGAAAAATTTGCTACAAAACTATCAAAAGTAGGTGATATTAAAGCACTTTTTATTATGTTTTTAATTTTAGGTATTACTTATATTGCACCTAATGAAGTTGTTATGGGCGATAATTTAGTAAAAGTAGATAAGCTTGAAATTATAGTTCCTATGGTTATTGGTGTTATTGCTTTTTATCTTTTGGAACTTTTAAAAGGTATTATGGAACTTAAAACTGATTCAAATTCTGATTTAAAAGTTACAGAATTAAGTGGAGGTTTTATCTCTTTTATGTATCTTGAAGTAATTGATATGAGTTTCTCTTTAGATGGAGTTTTGGGAGCATTCGCAATTACTCAAAATATTGTAATAATCATGTTAGGTCTTGGTATTGGTGCTATGGCGGTAAGAAGTCTTACTATTTTTATGGTCGAAAGAGAAGTTGTTTCAAAATATATATATCTTGAGCATGGTGCTATGTGGTCTATTGGACTTTTATCTTTATCTATGTTGATTCAGATTTTTTATCATTTACCACCTATGTTGATTACTACTTTTGCAATAGTTCCAATTGCTATGGCATTTATTCACTCTATTTATAAAAATAAAGAGTTTATAATAGATCCAAAACAGTAA
- a CDS encoding TerB family tellurite resistance protein produces the protein MELVVLAIVIAILFIIGKNYKTEEFKNINLKQKEFFKGDLLNHEAGLLVALMAKVAKADGKVGDLEAEIIKHTFTDISSHFQNSQEVRENLKNLYNKEKESFSNLITICERLYSLTKTDYSKRLKYMEYLLNLSFIDADFSKQEQDITEDIAQALKIEQKDYINLISNFENFYKNRANEKALSIDRAYEVLESNQNDDDSTLKKNYRNLVKKYHPDIITGQGASQNIIDEATTKLQEINEAYEIIKKSRGI, from the coding sequence ATGGAGTTAGTAGTTTTAGCTATTGTAATAGCGATTTTATTTATTATAGGAAAAAATTATAAAACAGAAGAGTTTAAAAATATTAATTTAAAACAAAAAGAGTTTTTTAAAGGTGATTTATTAAACCATGAAGCAGGGCTTTTAGTAGCTTTGATGGCAAAAGTCGCAAAAGCAGATGGAAAAGTAGGAGATCTTGAAGCTGAGATTATAAAACATACATTTACAGATATTTCAAGTCATTTCCAAAACTCACAAGAAGTTCGAGAAAATCTAAAGAATTTATATAATAAAGAAAAAGAGAGCTTTTCAAATCTTATTACTATTTGTGAAAGATTATATAGTTTAACAAAAACAGATTATTCTAAAAGATTAAAATATATGGAGTATCTACTAAATCTATCTTTTATAGATGCAGATTTCTCAAAACAAGAACAAGATATAACTGAAGATATTGCACAAGCTTTAAAAATTGAACAAAAAGATTATATAAATCTTATATCAAATTTTGAGAATTTTTATAAAAATAGAGCAAATGAAAAAGCATTATCAATAGATAGAGCTTATGAGGTTTTAGAATCAAATCAAAATGATGATGATTCAACTTTAAAGAAAAATTATAGAAATTTAGTTAAAAAATATCACCCAGATATTATTACAGGGCAAGGTGCTTCTCAAAATATTATAGATGAAGCAACAACAAAACTTCAAGAGATAAATGAAGCTTATGAGATTATCAAAAAGAGTAGGGGTATATAA
- the tatC gene encoding twin-arginine translocase subunit TatC: MFDDLKPHIADLRKRLVISSITIVVMFFACFSFYEPILEWMMAPVKHALPVGTSMIAVEIQETFFTAMKVAFFAGFILSLPVIFWQLWLFLAPGLYDHEKKLVIPFVFFATLMFLLGASFAYYIVVPIGFDFLIAFGNSVVNVLPSIGKYVGFFTKLMMGFGIAFELPVITFFLAKIGIVNDQMLKDFFRYAVVLIFIISAILTPPDVISQVLMAAPLLILYGVSIYIAKVFNPAQKEEEEED, translated from the coding sequence ATGTTTGATGATTTAAAACCACATATAGCAGATCTTAGAAAGAGATTAGTTATTTCTAGTATTACTATTGTTGTTATGTTTTTTGCTTGCTTCTCTTTTTATGAACCTATTTTAGAGTGGATGATGGCTCCTGTTAAGCATGCTCTTCCTGTTGGAACTTCAATGATAGCAGTTGAAATTCAAGAGACATTTTTTACGGCTATGAAAGTTGCATTTTTTGCTGGATTTATTCTTTCTTTACCTGTTATTTTCTGGCAATTATGGTTGTTTTTAGCTCCTGGATTATATGATCATGAGAAAAAACTTGTTATTCCTTTTGTATTTTTTGCAACTCTAATGTTTTTACTAGGAGCTTCTTTTGCTTACTATATAGTTGTTCCCATAGGATTTGATTTTTTGATTGCATTTGGTAATAGTGTTGTTAATGTATTGCCTAGTATTGGAAAATATGTTGGATTTTTTACAAAACTTATGATGGGTTTTGGTATTGCTTTTGAGTTGCCAGTTATTACATTTTTTCTTGCAAAAATTGGGATTGTAAATGATCAAATGCTTAAAGATTTTTTTAGATATGCAGTTGTTTTAATCTTTATTATATCAGCAATTTTAACTCCTCCTGATGTTATTAGTCAAGTTTTAATGGCAGCTCCTTTGTTGATTCTTTATGGAGTATCTATTTATATAGCAAAAGTATTTAATCCAGCACAAAAAGAAGAAGAGGAAGAAGATTAA
- a CDS encoding tetraacyldisaccharide 4'-kinase, protein MKQKIILWIEDYLFFPNYFQKILSYLLLPLSFFYIFIIFIKRVTSSKIDFGIPVISIGNLTVGGSGKTPITIELAKSIKDVCVILRGYGRVSKGLFVVSLNGEIKVDVSISGDEAMLLSTSLKNATVIVSEDRALGINKAKELGCKVVFLDDGFSKYCIKKFDILLRPKDEPTNNFCIPSGAYREPKSFYKKANLVLKEGIDFKRVVEIKKDGKKSELPEKTILLTAISKPKRLLEFLPKNIETIFFEDHHTFTKDEIDTILEKYREFGIVTTQKDFVKLEKFYLKNIYIMDLKIKLSEKLDFKELNAYLNTNS, encoded by the coding sequence TTGAAGCAAAAAATAATTTTGTGGATTGAAGATTATCTATTTTTTCCAAATTATTTCCAAAAAATATTATCTTATTTACTTTTACCGCTTAGTTTTTTTTATATTTTTATTATTTTTATAAAAAGAGTTACTTCTTCTAAAATTGATTTTGGTATTCCTGTAATATCTATTGGAAATCTAACGGTTGGAGGAAGTGGAAAAACACCAATTACAATAGAGTTAGCAAAAAGCATTAAAGATGTTTGTGTTATTTTAAGGGGTTATGGAAGAGTTTCAAAAGGGCTTTTTGTAGTTAGTTTAAATGGTGAAATAAAAGTAGATGTAAGCATAAGTGGTGACGAAGCTATGCTTTTATCTACATCTTTGAAGAATGCTACTGTAATAGTTAGTGAAGATAGAGCTTTGGGTATAAACAAAGCAAAAGAGCTAGGATGTAAAGTTGTTTTTTTAGATGATGGATTTTCAAAATATTGTATAAAAAAATTTGATATTTTATTAAGACCAAAAGATGAGCCAACAAATAACTTTTGTATTCCAAGTGGTGCATATAGGGAGCCAAAGAGTTTTTATAAAAAAGCAAATCTAGTTTTAAAAGAGGGTATTGATTTTAAAAGAGTTGTAGAGATAAAAAAAGATGGTAAAAAATCTGAACTTCCTGAAAAAACTATTCTTTTAACTGCAATTTCAAAACCAAAAAGGCTTTTAGAATTTTTACCAAAAAATATAGAAACTATATTTTTTGAAGATCACCATACTTTTACAAAAGATGAGATAGATACTATTTTAGAAAAATATAGAGAGTTTGGAATTGTTACTACACAAAAAGATTTTGTAAAACTTGAGAAGTTTTATTTAAAAAATATTTATATTATGGATTTAAAAATAAAACTATCCGAGAAATTAGATTTTAAAGAATTAAATGCCTACTTAAATACAAATAGCTAA
- a CDS encoding malate dehydrogenase, translating to MVKKKIVDLKEQNLEFIQKDEKIKLLSFNTQKMSLEISIFKNDKFVKNSSMVFAHLPKSLKAKLNPK from the coding sequence TTGGTAAAGAAAAAAATAGTAGATTTAAAGGAGCAAAATCTTGAATTTATACAAAAAGATGAAAAAATAAAACTACTAAGCTTTAATACGCAAAAGATGAGTTTAGAAATATCTATTTTTAAAAATGATAAGTTTGTAAAAAATAGCTCTATGGTTTTTGCGCATCTTCCAAAAAGCTTAAAAGCAAAACTAAATCCTAAATAA